A window of the Vanessa cardui chromosome 27, ilVanCard2.1, whole genome shotgun sequence genome harbors these coding sequences:
- the LOC124541235 gene encoding NADH dehydrogenase [ubiquinone] 1 alpha subcomplex subunit 8 yields MVLTNDVVLPEESELTVEEVNLSTATLRAGSFHLGKYCEKANNEFMLCRIEEQDPRKCINEGKVVTACTLDFFRKVKKACVAEFNQYANCLDKSSGDFGLQHCRKTQGVFDKCMLENLNLERPPFGYFCEARVHDTKRPKPAVEEKAVYPDATPTLPEDAERKPARFGSRLYWMTE; encoded by the exons ATGGTGTTGACGAACGATGTTGTTTTGCCGGAAGAGTCGGAACTGACCGTGGAGGAAGTTAATTTATCAACGGCTACTTTGAGAGCTGGCTCGTTCCATTTGggaaaatattgtgaaaaaGCGAATAAT GAATTTATGCTCTGCCGTATCGAAGAACAAGATCCCCGTAAGTGTATCAATGAAGGTAAAGTCGTCACAGCTTGTACGTTGGATTTCTTCCGGAAGGTGAAAAAGGCTTGTGTAGCTGAATTTAATCAATATGCTAATTGCCTTGACAAGAGCTCTGGAGACTTTGGCTTACAACA cTGCCGTAAGACTCAGGGTGTATTTGATAAATGTATGCTTGAAAATTTAAATCTGGAACGTCCTCCATTCGGCTACTTCTGTGAGGCGAGAGTTCACGACACTAAAAG ACCTAAACCAGCAGTTGAAGAAAAGGCAGTCTATCCAGACGCAACCCCAACTCTGCCTGAAGACGCTGAGAGGAAACCCGCGCGCTTCGGTTCCCGTCTGTACTGGATGACCGAATAA
- the LOC124541233 gene encoding uncharacterized protein LOC124541233: MVSKLTFTLAALCLVYVLVESSFIKPNNVPRVGRSNEADGPFDQSMMGYVIKTIPSKNIPRMGRRNYDSANRFDIPKLYQVPSENSEFYEDENISKLTAEQEDYYGNH; this comes from the exons atggtgTCAAAATTGACGTTTACCCTAGCTGCACTCTGCCTAGTTTACGTTTTAGTTGAAAGTTCTTTTATAAAGCCTAACAACGTACCGAGGGTAGGAAGAAGCAATGAAGCTGATGGTCCATTTGATCAAAGTATGATGGGATACGTTATTAAAACTATTCCCAGTAAAAATATTCCACGAATGGGTCGTAGAAATTATGATTCG gCAAATCGTTTTGATATTCCGAAATTATATCAAGTTCCATCCGAAAACTCAGAATTTTATGaag atgaaaatatttctaaacTGACAGCTGAGCAAGAAGATTATTATGGAAATCATTGA